The DNA sequence AGATCGCGCCCGCGGACCGGACACGTGCCGCCACCGCGCGCGCATCGCGCGTCTGGATCTCGAGGTGTTCGGCGGCGTAGGCGTCGACCACGGTGAGGCCCTGCTCGACGTCGTCGACCAGCACGATCCCCGACTGTCGCCCGGACAGGGCCGTCGCGACGCGTTCGTCGTGCCTGGTGGTGGCCAGCTGGGCGTTCACCGCGTCGTCGACCGTGTCCGCAAGGCCGGCCGAGGTGGTCACGAGCACGCTGGCGGCCATCACATCGTGTTCGGCCTGGCTGATCAGATCCGCCGCGACGTGCACGGGGTCGGCCGTGTCGTCGGCGAGGACCGCGATCTCGGTGGGCCCGGCCTCGGCGTCGATGCCCACCACCCCGCGGCACAGCCGCTTGGCCGCGGTGACGTAGATGTTGCCAGGGCCGGTGATCATGTCCACCGGGGCGAGATCGTCCGTGCCGTCGACCGTCGCAGTGTCCGTGCCGCCGTAGGTGAGCAGCGCCACGGCTTGCGCGCCGCCGACCGCCCACACCTCGTCGACGCCCAGCATCGCCGCCGCCGCCAGGACCGTCGGGTGCGGGAGCCCGTCGAACTGCGCCTGCGGCGGCGAGCACACCACGAGCGAGCCGACTCCGGCCTCCTGGGCGGGCACCACGTTCATCACGACCGACGACGGATACACGGCGTTGCCGCCGGGCACGTAGAGCCCCACCCTCTCCACGGGCACCCAGCGTTCCGTCACCGTGCCGCCGGGGACCACCTCGGTGGTGACGTCGGTGCGGCGCTGGGCCGCGTGCACGGTGCGTGCCCGCGCGATCGACGTCTCCAAGGCATCACGGACCGCCGGATCGAGATCCGCAAGGGCCTTGTCCAGCTGCGCGCGCGGGACGCGGATCGTCCCAGGCCGGACACCGTCGAACTTCTCGCTCAGGTCCAGTGCCGCCGCGCTGCCGCGCTCACGCACGTCGTCCACCACCGGTTGCACCCGATGCAGCACCGCGTCCACATCCACTCCGCCGCGCGGCAGCTCGGAGCGCAGCCGTGCGCGTGAGGGGGTGGCGCCTCGCAGGTCGAGACGTGCGAGCTGTACGCGGGCGGGCATTCTGATCCTCTCGGGAGGTGGCGTCTCATTCGGGGCGTGCACCGGCCGGGGCACGCCGACGGGTCACGGCGCGCACGGCACCGGTGAACACCCAGGATAGACCGCATCGCGCGACCGCCTGCGCCGCCCTCACCGCGGCCGGGGCCGGGCGCGATCCCGTCACATGTCGAGGCCCAGGTCCAGCACCCGCACCGAATGGGTGAGCGCGCCGACGGCCAGATAGTCGACGCCGGTCCGCGCGTAGTCGGCCGCGGCCTCGATGGCCAGACCGCCCGACGACTCGAGCCTGGTCTCCGGCGACGCACCGTCGCGCCGCTGCACCGCGATCTGCGTCTGCCACACCGGGAAGTTGTCCAGCAGCACCAGCTCGGCACGCTCGGCGAGCACGGCGTCGAGCTGTTCGAGGGTGTCCACCTCCACCTCGCAGGCCACGCCCGGCGCCGCCGCGCGCACGGCCTGCAGCGCGTCCACCACCGACCCGGCGGCCGCCACGTGGTTGTCCTTGATCAGCGCCTGGTCCCCGAGCCCCATCCGGTGGTTGACTCCGCCGCCGACGCGCACCGCGTACTTCTGCAGGTCGCGCAGGCCTGGCAGCGTCTTGCGGCTGTCGCGGATGCGGCACTCGGTTCCCTCGACGGCCGCCACCCACCGGGCCGTCTCCGACGCGATCCCGGAAAGGTGGCACAGCAGGTTGAGCATCGTGCGCTCCGCGGTGAGCATGCCGCGCGTCGGCGCGTCCAGGCGCAGCACCTCCGTGCCGGGCGCGACGGCGGTGCCGTCCTCGGCCCGGGCGAGGACACGGTACCCGTCCGGGCCCAGCACCTCGTCGAGCACGAGCAGCGCCACGCCGACGCCCGCGACCACGCCGTGCTCACGGCTCACGACAGCCGCCTCGCCGCGCGCGTCGGCGGGGATCGTGGCGTCGGTGGTGACGTCCGGCCCGTAGCGCAGGTCCTCGTCGAGGGCGACGCGGATCAGCGTGCGCGTCGCCTCCACGTCGTACCCGTGCTCCGCTGCCCGTGCGTCGGCGTCCTGCGTCGTCATCTGTCGGCTCCTGCGGTCTCGAGGCGGAACTCCATTGCCGGCCCGCCGGTCGGGGAATCGGGCAACACGGGACGGGGCATCGCACCCTCCCCCTGCTCGAACACGATGCTGCGCGCCCATTCCGGGCGTGCCGCGGGATGGTCGTCCCGAGTGTGACAGCCGCGGGTCTCCGTCCGCAGCTCCGCCGCCGTCAGCACCGCGGCGGCCGCTATCGTCAGCGCGGCGTCCTCGGCACCGGACCGGGTGCGCACGATCGCGGGCCGCGCCGCCGTCGTGATCCCGGCCGCGGCGGCGGCAAGGCCGTCGGCGGAGCGTGTCACGGAGCAATGCGCGGTCATCATCTCCTGCACACGTCCCCGCGGCGCTGCGGGGGCCAGCCGGAACGCGGCGTCGAGCACCTCGGGGTTCATCGCCGCCCGCCCCACCGCCGCGAGCCCGGCGCGCTCGCCCACCACGAGCCCCTCGAGGAGGCTGTTGGAGGCCAGCCGATTGCCGCCGTGCAGGCCGGTGCGCGCCACCTCGCCCGCGGCGAAGAGGCCGGGAACCCCGGTGCGCCCGTGCACGTCGGTCACTACGCCTCCGCAGGAGAAGTGCGCCGCGGGTGCGACGGGGATGCGGTCCGCCGTCGGGTCTACCCCGATCCGGCGGCACGCCGCGGTGACCGTGGGGAACCGCGCGGCGAAACCCTCGACGGCGCGGGCGTCGAGGAACACGTGCGCGGCCCCCGTCTCCCGCATCCGCGCGGCGATGGCACGCGCGATGACGTCGCGCGGCGCCAGGTCGCCCATAGGGTGCACGCCGTCGGTGACCGAACGGCCGCGTGCATCGACGAGCACCCCGCCCTCTCCGCGGACCGCCTCGCTGACGAGCGGGCTGCGCCCCTGCGCTCCGGGGACATACAGCGCCGTCGGGTGGAACTGGACGAACTCGAGGTCGGCGGCCTGCGCCCCGGCGTCGAGCGCCAGGGCGATCCCGTCGCCGGTGGCCGCGGCCGGGTTGGTGCTCACCGAGAAGAGGCGGCCCAGGCCGCCGGTCGCGAGCAGCACGGACGGCGCATGCACCACGCCGTGCCCGTCCGCGGTCACGACCAGCACGCCCGTCACCCCGCGGTGGTCGGTGCACACCCGCAGCACCGTCGCACCGGTGACACGGGCGATGCCGGGCTCCCCCGCGCCGCAGGCGGCGTCGAGGGCCCGCTGGACCTCCGCTCCCGTGGCGTCTCCGTGCGCGTGCAGGATCCGGCGCACCCGGTGGCCGCCCTCGCGCGTCGCCGCGTAGTCGCCGTCCGGGGCGCGGTCGAACTCTGCGCCGGATTCGACCAGCCAGGTGAGCACGCGCGGGCCGTCGGCGACGATCGACTCGACGGCCGCACGGTCGCACAGCCCCGCACCCGCATCGCAGGTGTCGTCGGCGTGCGCGTCCGGAGTGTCGTGTCCCGCCCGGGCCACCGCGACGCCGCCCTGGGCGAAAGCCGTGGACGTGTCCGCCGACGCATCCGTGCCACGTTGCGGTGGGACGCCCTTCTGCAGCACCAGGACCGCGAGCCCGCGCCGGGCCGCCGCCCGCGCCGCGCTGAGCCCGGCCGCTCCGCCGCCGACGACGACGAGATCCGCGTGCGCCTCCCACTCGACCGTGGGCACGGCCGGGCCCACGGCCCGGCCGGCACCGGTCATCACTCCCCGCTGCCGGGGTTGCCGTGCTCGATCATGCGCTCGACCGAACGCCGGGCGGCGTCCGCCGTCTGCTCGTCCACGTGCACCTCGTCCGCGCCCGCGGCGAGGCTCCGCAGCAGAGCCGCGGGCGTGATCATCTTCATGTACGGGCACGCGGCGCGGTCGTTCACCGGCTGAAAGTCCACCTCCGGCGCGGCCTTGCGCAGTTGGTAGAGCATGCCCACTTCGGTGGCGACGAGCACTTTCTTGGCCGCCGTCTGCGACGCCTGGTCCAGCATCCCGCCCGTGGACAGGATCTTCACCCGCTCCTCTGGAACGGTGCCCTCGCCGGCCAGGTAGAGCGCCGACGTGGCGCAGCCGCACTCGGGATGCACGAACAGCTCGGCGTCGGGGCTGGCCTCCACCTGCGCGGTGAGCTCGTCGCCGTTGATCCCGGCGTGCACGTGGCACTCGCCCGCCCAGATGTGGATGTTGTCGCGGCCGGTCACCCGCTTGACGTGGGCGCCCAGGAACTGGTCCGGCAGGAAGAGCACCTCGCGGTCCGGGTCGATGGATTCGACCACGTCGACCGCGTTGGACGACGTGCAGCAGATGTCGGTCAGCGCCTTCACCTCGGCCGTCGTGTTGACGTAGGAGACGACGACGGCGTCAGGGTGCTCGGCCTTCCACTCGCGCAGGTCGGCGCCGGTGATGGAATCGGCCAGCGAGCAACCGGCGCGTTCGTCCGGGATGAGGACCGTCTTCTCCGGGCTGAGGATCTTGGCCGACTCGGCCATGAAGTGCACGCCGCAGAAGACGATGGTCTGCTCGGGCGCCGCGGCCGCGGCGCGGGCCAGGGCCAGCGAATCGCCTACGTGGTCGGCGATGTCCTGGATGGCCGGCAGCTGGTAGTTGTGCGCAAGGATCGTGGCGTTGCGCAGCTTCGCCAGGCGGCGGACCTCCGCGGCCCACTCCGGTCCTGCCTCCACCCCGGTGTAACCGCCAGGGCCGTCGACGATCCGTGCGGCCAGCTCCGATTCGAGCCGCACCGGCTGGGTCAGCGTGGTCGTCATGGCTTCACTCCTCACCGAAAGATGCCGCGGGGCATCGCACGTGCCGCCCGCACGGTCGGTGAACCGACGCGGGCCCGGTCTGGGACCGCCCGTGCGCAGAGGCGCGTTTGAAGGCGGTCGGGTTTTCGACTTACAATCGAAAACATGCCACATGATAGCACCATGCAGCACGAGGTACTGGTCGCGGTATTCCAGAAACGCGGTGACGAGCTCTGCGTGCTCCTGTGGCAACGCGCACTCGCACCCGAGTCCGGCACCTGGTCGCTGCCTGGCGGGGCACTCGGCGCCGACGAGGATCTGCCCGCCTCCGCCACCCGCCAGCTGGCGGAGAAGGTCGACGTGCAGGAACTGGCCCACCTCGAGCAGCTGTCGGTGTTCAGCGACCCGCACCGCGTACCCGGGCCGCGCACCATCGCCTCGACGTTCCTCGGGTTGATCCCCTACCCCTCCGATCCGCACCTGCCGCCCGACACCCGCTGGCATCCGGTGTCGGACCTGCCGCAGACGAGCTTCGACCACGGCGTCGTCCTCCGGCACGCGCGCCGCCGCCTGGCCGCCAAGCTGTCCTACACCAACATCGCGTTCGCCCTGGCCGCCGAGGAGTTCACGATGTCGGCGCTGCGCGACCTGTACACGTGCGCGATCGGCCATGCGGTGGACACCACCAACCTGCAGCGCATCCTGCGCCGCCGGGGAGTCATCACACCGACGGGGAGGACCGCGCCCCCGGGGCGCGCAGGCGGCAGGCCCGCCGCGCTGTTCCGGTTCACCGAATCGCGGTTGCGGGTGACGGACGAGTTCGCGGTGCTGCGTCCTCCGGTGTGAGGCGTGCGAGCGCACAGCGCATCGGCCGGTGCCGCGCCGTGCTGACGCCGCCGGCCCCGGTCCTCACCAGTCGAGCGCACGTTCATAGCGGAACCAATGACCGTCGAGCGGCTCATGGGTGCCGTACGACGGTTCCGGCGGGCCGTCCACCGAGTACGCCCATCCCTGCTCGAGGTTGAACATCGTATTGCGGGCGTCCACGAAGTACACGTCTCCCGACCGCACATACACCCTGCCCACCTCGAACCGACCGATCCTGAAACCATCTGGGCTCGTTGGCATTCCGGCGTCCAGCGCCTGCATGGCCGCAGCGTCGAACTCCGGGCGCGCATCGGCGAACTCCGGAGGCACGACGACGAGCGCGACCGTCGACCCGAGAGCCGTGACGACCGGCCACAGAAGCTGCCACCACGACCAGGACCGACGGTATCCGATCGTGTACACCGTCGAGATCGCCCAGCACAGAGCCGCCAACGCCAGCATCGCCCAGCCTGCTGCCGCAGTGAACATCCAGGCGAAGCCCCGCGGCCACCAGTGCCCCATCGAGAGGAGAAGCAGAATCAGCGCGGCGGCCGTACCGGCCATGGTGACCGCCCACCTGACGTGGTGCCCGCGTTCCTGCGCGACGCGACGGCCCGAAAGTCTTCTCACAGCCGACATCCTTGCCGATACGTGCGACATTTCCGACGACGATGAAGGATCGTCCGCATGTCGTAACCTTTCCGCCGTGGCCTACGACGCGCTGGCGGAGAGCATCGCGCTCATCGAATCGAGAACGCTCACGCCCGTCCTTCGGCTGAGCCGGCGCCGCCGATTCGCCGCGATGGCCTTCGACGTGGACGGCGACGTCGCCGCCACCATGTTCCTGCGCCGCGGCGCAGGCCGCGTGCACGAGGAGATCCACATCCTGACTCTGCGCGGGTCCACCTGGCATCTTCTCGGCGGCGGCGGAGCGGCTGTGAGTCTCGATGACTGCGAGGATCTCCTTGCGGAACGGCCGTCCACGCCGCCCCTGGCGACGACGAGTTCCTCCAACGCTCTCCACGGCATCAGCCGGCGGACGATGACGGCGGGAGGTTCGGGACGGATTCGAGACGACGCCGGACGCGCCGGGCCCCGGGCGTGGCGGGGACGATGGATCGGCTACTCCACGGTGCTGGCGAGTCGGCGCGTCGAGTGGGTGCGAGTCGACGACCGCACCATCCCCGTCCCCTGGCACGGCCGGGTGCTGATCGCCCGGAGAGACCGCCGCCCCCTGAACGTCGTCGCGTTCGACGCCAACGCGACGGAGCTCGGTCTGGCTCGACTACCCGAGACATGACGGAGACAGCAGAACCGGTCCCAGCCTCGCCTGCCGTCGGCGTCGGCGTCGGCGAAATGCCTACTGCCACTCCCGGATCACGGTGTGATCGACGATCCGCCGCAGCCATGGTCGGCCACCGACCGTGCGGGGCCCGGCCCGGCGCCCGACTCGGAACCGTCGCCTGTCGGCGTCACCGGCTGCGCCCCGCCTGATCCCAGGTCCGCGTCCGGAGCGAGCAGCACGGCGACCAGATAGACCAACCCCGCGGCCAGCGGCTGCATGACCAGAGCGATCCACAGTTCCACCGACGGCGCCTGCACCACCACCTGCCCCACCATCGAGTCCAGCGCGGACGCCCCCGGCCAGTCGAACCTGTTCTGCGCAATCAGGTCCCCCATGCCCGCCGCGAGCCACGCGCCGGCCACTCCGCCCACGATCACCGCCACTGCCGTCAACGGTCCGCGAATGCTGCGCCAGGCCCAGGCGGCCGCGCCGGTCACGACACCGACGACCACCGAGATCCACACGAAGATCGCCAGCGCGTCGAACTCGTGGTTGGCCGACATGTCCACGGACAACAACAGTCCACCATGGGCCACCACCTGCGTCCGCCCCGGTGCCAGCAGGCCCCAGACGACGCCGCCGAGCACCCCCGCGAGTGCGCAGCCGATGCCGACGAGAGTGGCGCCCCGCGCGGGCGAGAAAGTCCTCACCCGGCCAGCCTAGAGGGTCAGTCGCCGACGACGTCGACGGCGCGGCGGGGTGCCCACGCTCCGCACATTCTGGGCCCGCAATTCCACATCAGAACACTCTTGCGATCGAATGCGTGTTCCTCAATTCCCGTATGCAAGGGGATCGGGGGATGCCATGGGGTTGGACACGCAGGAGAGCGCAGCGCAGGGGCACGCGGCGCGGCGGACCGTTTTTGAGCAGGCTGCAGCCAGCGACACCTGTGTCCTCGACGGGAACGCCACCGTGGTGGGGCCCGATGCGTCACGGCGTCGCGACAACATCGGATCATTCGCCGAGCTGGTGATGGCGCCGCTTTCCGAAGGGCTGTGGCAGCACTCCGAGAAAGAGCTGGGCGCATGGACCGCCGAGATCGCCGCCTGGGAACTGTCCCTGCAGGTCGGGAAGCTGCGCATCTGCGCCGAGCAAGTCACCCGTCGCACCGACGTCCTCGGTCTGAGCGAGACCCGCGCGATCAACCGCACCGGCGACGAGCTCGCCGCACGCAGCCGCATCGGCACCGGCAGCGCCCGTTCCACCGTCGTCTTCGCCGTCGCCGTGTCCTCCCGCCCCGCCGTACTCGCCGCCATCGCGCGTGCCGAGGCCACCGAGGCACAGGCCAAGGCGATCCTGCGGCTGATCGCCTCGCTGCCCGAGGACGACCCCGATTCCATCGCGTTGGCCGACCAGATCGAGGCGGTGCTCCTCGACACCGCCCGGTCCTGCCGCAGCGCCCAGTCCGGTGCATTCGCCGACGCGGTCACCAAGTTCGACGCGGTCCTCAACCCCGACGGCACGCCGCCCGCCGACGACCCCGAACGCAACGAGTTCTCCGTCGCCCGGTTGCTCAACGGCCGCTACCGCGTCCGCGGCGACGTCGACGCAGAGACCGGCGAGCAGATCCACGCCGCGCTCTCCCCCCTGTCCGCACCGCGGCCGGAGGACGACGGCACCCGCGATCGCCGCGGTGCCGCCCGCCGCCGTGCGGATGCGCTCGCAGAGATCATCCGCCGGTACCTGTGCGGCCTCGGCCCCGACGACCAGCCGGATTCTTCCAGCGGAGCCCCCGCGGGAGACGCCCCAGGTGCGGAGAACACCGACGGCGGGAGCACCGCCGGCGATGCGGACGAATCCGCCGACGGAGCGGGGACCACCGCTGCCGACGAGCCGGCGGAACGCTCCGGGGGCAGCACCGACCACGGCCGTGGCCGCCCGCAGTGCGAGGTACTGCCGGGAGGCAACGCCCGCCCCCAGGTGCACGTGCACATCCGGGCCCGCGACCTCGCCGACCTGCCCGCCGACCAGGACCAGCTGCTGTCGCTGCTGCGGCAGGGGCGGGTCCACGACATGTTCACGCTGCTGCAGTCCGGCTGGACCGGACACCACGGCACCATGTCCACCTCCGTACTGCGGCGGATGGCGTGCGATTCTGCCGTCACCCCCATCCTCATCGACGGCCGCGGCACGCCCCTCGACCTGGGCCGCACCGCACGGCTGGCCTCCCGGGCACAGCGCCGCGCACTCGCGGCCCGCGACCACGGCTGCGCATTCCCCGGCTGCACGCGGCCCATCGCCTGGACCGACGCGCACCACATCATCCACTGGGCCGACGGAGGGCCCACCGACCTCGACAACCTCGTCCTGCTGTGCACCGCGCACCACCGGGCCGTGCACAACGACGGCTGGGACATCGCCATGTCGGAGCACCGCCGGCCCGTGTTCCGGCCGCCTTCCGGCATCGACCCCTTCCGGCGGTGGATCGACCACGAGGGGCTCACCACGGCGGAACCCGACGGGCCGCCCGACATCCACGGCAGTGCTCCATAGCCCCCAATAACGCCCCCACAGCCCCCTGACGCCGAACCCCCGCGCCGCACGGCGACACGGGGGCAGGGGTGCGCGCGCAGGCCTCAGCGGCGCCCGACGTCGGTCGTCTTCTCCGCCACTGCGGTCAACAACGCGATCACGAGTATCCCCAGGAACGCGTTGAGCACCGCGGTGATCAGCCGCGCCACCCAATCGGTACCGCTGAGGAAAGGCAACACCACGGCCGCGAACACGAACAGACCCGCGATCCAACGGAAGAACGTCAACGGCGACGGAACCAGGTTGAGGAACATCCACAGGACGGCGCCGGCGACCAGCCCGCCCACTCCCCCGATCAGCGCCGAATCCCACGGGTCCTGCTCCCCGTCCACCCACGCCGAACCGAGAGCGTGCGAGGTGTAGACGGCGTTGATGATCGCAGTGACGACGAACCCCGCCACCGCCGCGACCAGCGCCGTGGCCACCGCGCCCGCCGCGAACTGCGCGTGATCGATGACGGCGCCGTTCGGCGACTTCTCCGGACCTCCACCCGGCGCGGCCCGTCGCCCCGTCCCCTCGTTTCCGGCGGGACGTCCCGCGTAGGCCTGCGTCTCATACGCCTGGGTCTCGTACCCGCGATCGCGGTATTCGGGCCCCTGCGGATACCCCTGCCCCTGATAGCCATGCCCCCGGTATTCGCGGCCGTAGTTGTCGGTCATGAGTTCCCCGTTCCCGTCGACACCATGCCCCGAGGATAAAGAACCGCACGCGGATAAAGAACCCGCCGCGCAGAACCCGCCGGCGCGTGTCGGAATCATGCCCGCCTGCCACGACGTGCCATGATCGTTCGATGCGCGACCAGCGACTGATCCGACGGCGCACACCCGAATCACGGGCGGTCGCCGAGCGGACGCAGACCGTGATGGAGCTGACGTCCCGCCTGAACACGCTGCTCCACAGCGACATCGAGGCCCGCACTGCGCTTCTCGACCGGATCCTGGGGCGCCCTGCGCCGGGCACATTGACCCTCTACCCGCCGTTCTACTGCGACTACGGCCTGGGGCTGGAGTTCGGCGAGCACGTGTTCGTGAACCAGAACTGCTCGTTCTACGACATCGGGGGAATCGCCATCGGCGACCGGGCGATGATCGGCCCCGGGGTCACGCTGACCACTGCCGGTCACCCGGTGGAGCGGGCCCGGCGATACGACGGGATCACCGCCGCACCGATCGTCATCGGCGCGGACGTCTGGATCGGCGCGAACGCCACGGTGGTGCCGGGCGTCCGCATCGGCGCCGGCTCCGTCGTCGCCGCGGGCGCCGTGGTGGCGAAGGACGTCCCTGTCGATCACCTCGTCAGCAGCGCCGGCCACATCGCGCGACGCGACCTCGCATCCGCCACCACGCCGCGGGCACGTCGGCCTCCGACACCCTGATCAGCGCAGGTCCAAGGCCGAAGAGTCCACCCGCCCATGCCGGGAGCACTGCGCCCACCAGCCGTCGGGCCGCACCTGCACCACCATGCGCCGCGCGCACACCCCGCAGTACCGCGGCGGCTGCAGGCATTCCGCCACCCGCCCGGCGAGCCCCGCCGCCTGTGCTTGCGCACCCGACTCGATCTCCGCACCCGTGTTCACGTCGAACCGCTGCGCGCCCACGTCCAGCGGGCCGCCGACGAGCAGCTCGGCGCCGGACCCCTCCGCGATGATCACAGCGTCGCGTTGAGCGCCTTGACGGGCATGGTCAGCTCGCCCAGCAACGCGAGGTCCGTCTCCGGCGGCCGGCCCAAAGTGGTCAGGTAGTTGCCCACGATCACGGCGTTGATGCCGCCGAGAAGGCCCTTGCGCGCGCCCAGGTCGCCCAGGGTCAGCTCCCGGCCGCCGGCGAACCGTAGCATGGTGCGCGGCAGAGCCAGCCGGAACGCGGCGACGGCGCGCAACGCATCCGCCGCCGGCATCACGTCGAGGTCGCCGAACGGGGTTCCGGGGCGCGGGTCGAAGAAGTTCAGCGGCACCTCGTCGGGCCCCAGGGCCGTCAGGTCCGCCGCGAACTCCGCCCGCTGCTCGAGGGTCTCGCCCATCCCGAGGATCCCGCCGCAGCACACCTCCATCCCCGCGTCGGCCACCATGCGCAGGGTCTGCTCCCGTTCCTCCCACGTGTGGGTGGTGACGACCTGCGGAAAGTACGACCGCGCCGTCTCCAGATTGTGGTTGTAGCGGTGCACGCCCATGGCTGCGAGCTCGTCGACCTGCTCCTGCGTGAGCATGCCCAGCGAACACGCGATCTGGATGTCCACCTCGTCCCGGATCGCCTCGATTCCGGCCGCCACCTGCGCCATGAGCCGCTCGTCGGGCCCGCGCACCGCGGCGACGATGCAGAATTCGGTGGCGCCGCTCTTCGCCGTCTGCTTCGCGGCCTCCACCAGGCTCGGGATGTCCAGGCGGGCCGCACGCACGGGCGAGGCGAAGAGCCCCGACTGCGAACAGAAATGGCAGTCCTCGGGGCAGCCGCCGGTCTTAAGGCTGATGATGCCCTCCACCTCGACTTCCGGCCCGGCCCACTTCAGGCGCACCTCGTGGGCCAGCTCCAGCGCCTCGTCGAGGCGTTCGTCCGGAAGCTGCAGCACACGCAGCACCTGGCCCCGGTCCAGCGGTTCGCCGTCGCCGAGCACCTGCGCGCGGGCAACGGCAAGGATGCCGCCGTCGGCGCGGTCCGGGGCGTGCACAGGGGCCGCCGTCGCTTCGGTCACGAAGTCTCCTCAGGTCGTCGCGTGGTCGATCACCGCCGGGCGTCCGTCGCACCCACGGCTACTTGAACGCTGTACAAGTTGTACGTCGTTCAAGTTAGGGCGCGGATGGGTAGGGTGTCAAAGGGCCCGGTCCGCGACACTCAAGGAGGCAATCCATGCAGCTGCGCCGCCACGACGTGCTCGCGGGCGCCATCGCGATTCTCGACGAGTACGGCCTGGCCGACCTCACGATGCGCCGTCTCGCGTCGTCACTGGGCGTGCAGCCGGGCGCGCTGTACTGGCACTTCCCCAACAAGCAGACGCTGCTGGCGGCCATCACCGACGAGATCCTGGCGGCAGCGGCGGCCCCGCGATCACCGACGGAGCAGTCACCGGCAGGAGCCGGTGCCGAGTGGGACGATGCCCTCGCCGCGCTCGCCCGCCGGATGCGCGACGCACTCCTGTCGCACCGCGATGGCGCGGAGGTCGCCTCCGCCTCCTACGCCGCACGCCTGGCTTCGGACGCACCGCAGGCGGCGCTGGCCGCCGAGTGCATCGACGGCGGCCTCCCCGCTCCTGAGGCCGCGATGGCCGCCCGCGCGCTGTTCTCCTACATCCTCGGGCAGACCATGGACGAACAGTCGCGCATACAGATGGATTCGCACGGGGCGCTGGAGGAAACGGCTTCGCCGTTGTTCGAGTCCCCCACCGCCGCCGAGGGTTTCGAGTACGGATTGGGTTTGTTCATCGGCGGCGTCCGCACACTCCCCGCCGCGCGCGATCTGCGGTTATCCTGAATCGGACGCCCGCCCGAGGCCGCCGTGACGCGCGGCCCTGCACTCCCCGTGGAGCACCCTGTGGCACCGATGATCGAAGCCCATGACCTGGTGAAGAAATACCGCGACGTGACAGCGCTCGACGGACTGGATTTGGCGGTCCCCGAAGGCACCGTCCTGGGCCTCCTGGGACCCAACGGCGCCGGCAAAACCACCGCGGTGCGCATCATCTCCACCCTGCTCATCCCCGATTCCGGCACGGTGCGCCTCGCCGGCGTGGACGTCCTCGCCGAGCCCGACGCCGCCCGCGCGCGCCTGGGGCTGTCCGGCCAGTACGCCGCCGTGGACGAGCACCTCACCGGCTTCGAGAACCTCGAGATGGTGGGGCGCCTCTACGGCTTCCGCCGCAGACAGGCCCGTGCCCGCGCCCGCGAGCTGCTCGCCCAGTTCTCGCTCTCGGACGCCGCCGACCGCCCCTCCAAGACGTACTCCGGCGGCATGCGCCGGCGCCTCGACCTGGCCGGCGCCCTGGTGGCCGCACCCCCGGTCCTGGTCCTCGACGAGCCCACCACGGGCCTCGACCCGCGCAGCCGCAACGAGATGTGGTCGGTGATCCGCTCCCTCGTCGCCGA is a window from the Tomitella gaofuii genome containing:
- a CDS encoding HNH endonuclease signature motif containing protein, which translates into the protein MGLDTQESAAQGHAARRTVFEQAAASDTCVLDGNATVVGPDASRRRDNIGSFAELVMAPLSEGLWQHSEKELGAWTAEIAAWELSLQVGKLRICAEQVTRRTDVLGLSETRAINRTGDELAARSRIGTGSARSTVVFAVAVSSRPAVLAAIARAEATEAQAKAILRLIASLPEDDPDSIALADQIEAVLLDTARSCRSAQSGAFADAVTKFDAVLNPDGTPPADDPERNEFSVARLLNGRYRVRGDVDAETGEQIHAALSPLSAPRPEDDGTRDRRGAARRRADALAEIIRRYLCGLGPDDQPDSSSGAPAGDAPGAENTDGGSTAGDADESADGAGTTAADEPAERSGGSTDHGRGRPQCEVLPGGNARPQVHVHIRARDLADLPADQDQLLSLLRQGRVHDMFTLLQSGWTGHHGTMSTSVLRRMACDSAVTPILIDGRGTPLDLGRTARLASRAQRRALAARDHGCAFPGCTRPIAWTDAHHIIHWADGGPTDLDNLVLLCTAHHRAVHNDGWDIAMSEHRRPVFRPPSGIDPFRRWIDHEGLTTAEPDGPPDIHGSAP
- a CDS encoding DapH/DapD/GlmU-related protein is translated as MRDQRLIRRRTPESRAVAERTQTVMELTSRLNTLLHSDIEARTALLDRILGRPAPGTLTLYPPFYCDYGLGLEFGEHVFVNQNCSFYDIGGIAIGDRAMIGPGVTLTTAGHPVERARRYDGITAAPIVIGADVWIGANATVVPGVRIGAGSVVAAGAVVAKDVPVDHLVSSAGHIARRDLASATTPRARRPPTP
- the bioB gene encoding biotin synthase BioB; the encoded protein is MHAPDRADGGILAVARAQVLGDGEPLDRGQVLRVLQLPDERLDEALELAHEVRLKWAGPEVEVEGIISLKTGGCPEDCHFCSQSGLFASPVRAARLDIPSLVEAAKQTAKSGATEFCIVAAVRGPDERLMAQVAAGIEAIRDEVDIQIACSLGMLTQEQVDELAAMGVHRYNHNLETARSYFPQVVTTHTWEEREQTLRMVADAGMEVCCGGILGMGETLEQRAEFAADLTALGPDEVPLNFFDPRPGTPFGDLDVMPAADALRAVAAFRLALPRTMLRFAGGRELTLGDLGARKGLLGGINAVIVGNYLTTLGRPPETDLALLGELTMPVKALNATL
- a CDS encoding TetR family transcriptional regulator, with the translated sequence MQLRRHDVLAGAIAILDEYGLADLTMRRLASSLGVQPGALYWHFPNKQTLLAAITDEILAAAAAPRSPTEQSPAGAGAEWDDALAALARRMRDALLSHRDGAEVASASYAARLASDAPQAALAAECIDGGLPAPEAAMAARALFSYILGQTMDEQSRIQMDSHGALEETASPLFESPTAAEGFEYGLGLFIGGVRTLPAARDLRLS
- a CDS encoding ATP-binding cassette domain-containing protein, whose product is MAPMIEAHDLVKKYRDVTALDGLDLAVPEGTVLGLLGPNGAGKTTAVRIISTLLIPDSGTVRLAGVDVLAEPDAARARLGLSGQYAAVDEHLTGFENLEMVGRLYGFRRRQARARARELLAQFSLSDAADRPSKTYSGGMRRRLDLAGALVAAPPVLVLDEPTTGLDPRSRNEMWSVIRSLVADGTTVLLTTQYLEEADSLADDIVVIDHGRAIAHGTADRLKQDFGADRIELVVTDAADIPRARAALAAGTADAVQVDEPTRTLAVPAPGGAGALMDTLRRLDNAGIDVSDIGLRRPTLDDVFLALTGHAAQEDTGVPDPAPAGHGGPTASEANR